In one window of Archocentrus centrarchus isolate MPI-CPG fArcCen1 chromosome 11, fArcCen1, whole genome shotgun sequence DNA:
- the trps1 gene encoding zinc finger transcription factor Trps1 → MTDTPPLSSSPSPKLQDFKCNVCGYGYYGNDPADLVKHFRKYHLGLHNRTRQDAALDTHILALHNMAPQHTPIDIQAGPGQRSQAKDLGKTRPDIQNQQHRTVMMNGTYDVQVTLGGTLIGIGRKTSDCQGNTKYFRCKFCNFTYMGSNSLELEQHSLSSHPNKVKTPPTTPLLVTNNLATHDNQLKGRSQVLDGAERVAVRAEDDSLVGYFIPVRACSDSSGWSGEAGRGAVQTYYWCKFCSWSCEWSGGSAKLLEHYEQRHKMNVGDTTSPNNSNPGGMDRERERGGRRDGGERDQMASKGRKDQLSNPSSASQGDPNSSDSEAVVTSYNCQLCDFRYSMAHSADVIVVAPLLLHYQHNHSIHRCSIQHCMYCPQGLCQPQKHLGEVSHPFACRKPTCPKCCSKFPQSTKQQDAIGSKPTVTTSPSVTPPNPRGDHSGISGSTFHPSNPAHPVVTQGITHLCDQCAFATTDIDVLLQHYESCHNLINLKGAPPHVKAEEEAGGEKEGGRGGAGEREYSCTKCHFITEVEEEIFRHYR, encoded by the exons ATGACCGATACTCCTCCGCTTTCCTCCAGCCCCTCTCCTAAACTCCAGGACTTCAAGTGCAATGTGTGCGGCTATGGTTACTATGGCAACGACCCGGCTGACCTGGTGAAGCACTTTCGGAAGTATCACCTGGGCCTGCACAACCGCACACGACAGGATGCTGCGCTCGACACACACATCCTGGCCCTCCACAACATGGCTCCCCAACACACACCTATTG ACATACAGGCAGGACCAGGGCAGAGGAGCCAAGCCAAAGACTTGGGGAAGACGAGACCGGACATTCAGAATCAGCAGCACAGGACAGTAATGATGAATGGCACATATGACGTACAG GTGACGTTGGGTGGCACGCTAATTGGAATTGGCCGGAAGACCTCTGATTGCCAGGGAAACACTAAGTACTTTCGCTGCAAATTCTGCAACTTCACGTACATGGGCAGTAATTCCTTGGAACTTGAACAACATTCCCTCTCCTCGCACCCAAACAAAGTCAAAACTCCGCCAACCACACCCCTGCTGGTCACAAATAACCTGGCGACGCACGACAACCAGTTGAAGGGGAGGAGTCAAGTCTTAGACGGGGCAGAGCGAGTGGCGGTGCGGGCAGAAGATGACTCGTTGGTCGGGTACTTCATCCCCGTCAGGGCTTGTTCAGATTCATCAGGCTGGTCAGGGGAGGCTGGTCGAGGTGCTGTGCAGACGTACTATTGGTGTAAATTCTGCAGCTGGAGTTGTGAGTGGTCGGGGGGTTCCGCAAAGCTTTTAGAGCACTatgagcaaagacacaaaatgaACGTGGGTGATACTACGAGCCCCAACAACTCTAATCCTGGGGGgatggacagagagagagaaagaggaggaaggagagatggaggagagagagatcaAATGGCATCGAAAGGCCGCAAAGATCAGCTGTCCAACCCATCCAGCGCCAGCCAAG GAGACCCAAACAGCAGTGATTCAGAAGCAGTTGTGACCAGTTATAACTGTCAGTTGTGTGATTTCCGGTACTCCATGGCCCACAGTGCGGATGTGATCGTAGTAGCACCTTTATTACTGCACTACCAGCATAACCACTCCATCCATCGCTGCAGCATTCAGCACTGCATGTATTGTCCACAGGGGCTCTGTCAGCCACAAAAACACCTAGGGGAG GTGTCCCACCCATTTGCCTGTCGGAAGCCCACCTGCCCCAAATGCTGTTCAAAGTTTCCTCAATCCACCAAACAGCAGGATGCCATTGGTTCAAAACCCACGGTCACCACCTCACCCAGTGTGACTCCTCCCAATCCTCGAGGCGATCATAGTGGGATTTCTGGTTCGACTTTTCACCCCTCTAACCCTGCCCATCCTGTTGTCACACAAG GCATCACCCACTTGTGTGACCAGTGTGCATTTGCTACCACTGACATTGACGTGTTGCTGCAACACTATGAAAGCTGCCACAACCTGATCAACCTAAAGGGGGCTCCCCCACATGTCAAAGCTGAGGAAGAAGCAGGgggagagaaggaaggagggagaggaggagcaggagagagggAGTACTCGTGTACAAAGTGTCACTTCATTACGGAAGTGGAAGAAGAAATTTTTAGACACTACAGGTGA